The DNA window TCACGATTGCACCGTCGCGCTCCTGTAAGTGCGGGAGCGCGTGTTTCGACGCCAGAAACATCGTCTTCAGGTTCACGTCGAACAGCAGGTCGAACGTTCCCACGTCCGTCTCTTCGATATGCGACCCGCCTTTCCACGTTCCGGCGATGTTGGCTAGCGCGTCGATGCCGCCGTGGTCGGCAACGACGTCGGACACGACAGACTCGACGGCGGACTCGTCCGTGAAATCCGCCCGATAGAAGTTGACGCGTTCGCCGTCGAGCAGCGCGTCTTCCTCGTCCGGTTCGACTACATCCGTCGCACAGACGGTCGCGCCCGCGTCGTCGAACGCGGCACAGACCGCACTTCCGAGTGCGCCGCTCGCGCCCGTGACGAGGACCACCGCACCGTCGAAGTCGAAGCTCACGTCCATGGACCGTCCAACACCGTGCGGGATGAAAACACGCACGGCCGTTCAAATCGCGTCGTACCGACCCAACCGCGCGCCGTCCAGCAGGTACGCCTCTCCGTCGGAAAGCCCGCCGGGCAGAAACGGCGCGAGGAATCCCTGCTCCGCGACGTTGACCCACGTCCCGCCCGTCAGGTCGTTGAACGCGGGGAAGACTATCAGCTCGCCGCCGCTCGCCACCTCCGTCGCTTCTTCGTCACCGTACTGCTCCTCGAACGCGCTCGGATTCAGCTCGCCGCGCAACCAGACGCGCTCGATTCGACTGCCGCCGACGGAATCCTCCAACCGCACGCACGGGTGTTCGTGACCGACGCACACCACGTCCGCGGAAAGCACGTCCCTGCTCGGCCACGTGTGCCCGTGCACGAATCCCACGTCGCCGAGGCGGATTCCGTCGCCCGGCGTCACCGAGCAGTCGATCCACGATTCGATGTCGCCGTCGTGATTCCCCTTCACCAGCGTCACCGGGCGGTCGATGGATTCGAGGAGCACCTCGATTTCGCCGCGTTCGGCACCGCCCGGTCCGGCGATGGAGTGCATGAGGTCACCGAGAACGATCACCCGGTTCGGGTCGGTGCGTTCGACCAGCGATACCATCCGCTTCCGGCGCTCTCCCGCTCGGCTGTCGAGGTTGATGCCCTGCTCGTATCGGAGGCCGTCCTCGATTCCGGCGTGGTAGTCCGCCACGACGAGCGCCCGCTCGTCGCCGAGCGTCGCGGTTGCGGCGGGTTCGCCGGGGACCGGTTCGACCAGCGCCATCAGATGGGCTTCAGGGTCTCCTCGCCGGATTCGTAACACCGTCCGGCCATCAGCGCGTCTTGGAGCGCGTCATCGACGTCTGCGGGCGTCACGTCGTAGGAATCGACCACGCTGGCGAGCAGGCGCTCGCGCTCCACGCCGTCGCCGTCGTTCATTCCCCGCATGACTTCCATCACCGTGTTTTCGAGATTCTCGGGAACCGGCTTGTCGCCGTCGTCCCCGCCCGCCGCTTCGGGTTCCGGTTCCATCGCCGATTCGGTCCCGCTTTCCTCGCTCGGCGTCGGTTCCGGTTCGGTGGCTTCCGTCTGCTCCGGTTGCGCCGCGTCGGCGTCCGGGCCGGTCGCTTCGGCCGGTTCGGCGGCGGTGTCGGATTCGAGGTCCGCCTCCGATTCCGTCGCCATCTCCTGGGCCGGTTCCGGCGTCTCGATGTCGGCCTCGCCGGGTTCGCCGACCTCCGCGCCGGTGGTGAACTCGGTACCGAACTCCTCTTCTATCTGCTCGCGCTCGCCCTCGTCGAACTCGTACATCTCGCCGCTGACGTCCTCGCCCATCGGTTGGTCGAAGTCGCCGGGACCGTCCTCCTCGTCCGACGGTCCGGCGTCGAAATCGCCGAGGTCGTCCGCGGACTCGTCGGAGTCGCTCACGGTGGTCTCGTCCGACGGGTTCGCGTCGAACTCCTCCACACCGGTTTCGCCGGCGGGTTCCGATTCGACCGGTTCGTCGGTCTCCGCGGGTTCGCGGGCCTCTGCCGGAGGCGTCTCCGGTTCAGCGTCGGTGTCGGGAACCGTCGTTTCCGCGGCCGGTTCGTCCGCCGGTTCGGATTCCGTCTCGAACGTCGATTCGGATTCTTCCGATTCCGGTTCCGTCGGTTCGGCGTCGGTCAGGTCGGCGTCGGTCGGTTCCGCGCCGCTCGATTCGAACGCCGCCGGTTCCGTCTCCGGTTCGGCTCCCGAGTCCGAGCCGACTTCCGCGTCGAACTCGGCCGACGTTTCGGGTTCGGTGGCCGGGGATTCCATTTCGCTCGTCCCGGTTTCGACCGCCGCGGTGTCGAGCGAGACGTCCACGTCGAGCGTCGCGTCGCCGGGTTCGTCCGGTGACGCGTCGAGCGTCCCAACTTCGTCACGTTCGCCCGCGACGACTCGCGTAGCGTCGAGCGCGACGTCCTGCAGTTCCGCGAGGTACGGCGTGTTCGTTCGGTAGTGGTCGAGCGCCAGCGGCACACCGGCCGCCAGTCCCGTGTCCACGTCGGCGGCTTCGAGCGCCCGTCGAAGCTCCTCGCCGTACTGGCCGGAGTCGAGCGCACCCGCGGCCGTTTCGATGCGCGAAAGAGTCTGTTCCGCGGTTTGGACCACCCACCGGTCGCGCGTTTCGGCGTCCACCGCGTTCATGCTCTCGGGTCGAATCGAGGTGTACACGAGGTCCGAATCCTCGGGCTGGAAGGTCCGCGCCTTGCCCGTCACCGCGACGAACATCGGCGGGTCGGCGCGTTCGAGGAACGCGAGCGCGTCCGGCTGGTACTGCCCGGCGTAGACGACGAAGCCGCCCGTCGGGTCCACGATGCGGGCGCGGAGCACGTCGTCGCCGACCTGCTCGATTTCGGTCAGCACGCCGACGACGAACAGGCGGTTGATGCGTGCACCCGTCGGCGTGACGACGTAGTTCGGGGCGCGCTCCTCGTCGCTGTCCGAGTGTTCGAGCGAGGCGTCGTCGTACTCGGCCGCGAAGATTCGCCACGCGACTTCCCGACGACCGACGCCGCCCTGCGAACTCATGCGTCCACCTCCGTGAGGAGGGCCTTGGCACGGTCGACCGGGTCGTCGTCCGTCTCGGCGAACTCGCTCGCTTCGAGGTTCGCACCGTAGTCGTCCACCGACAGGTTACCGCGGACGCGGTACTCGTGGCCGACGATTTTCTCGCGGATGGTGTCCGCGACGACTTCCTGGTCCATCGCGTCGCGCGCCTGCTGACGGGCCTTGTCGAGGCCGCCGCCGTACACCTCGGCGGTAAGTTCGTCGTCCAAAATCGCGGTGACGGTGCCCGTCCCGTCGTCCACGATGGCCTTCACGCGCAAGTCGTCTTGTCCATCGACTTGGCCGTGGCTTCGGCACTGGCCTTTCTGCACGACGCGGCCGCACTCGGGACAGCGCTGGATGAGTCCCGACCCGTCGCGGACCGCGACGATGTTACCGAGGACTTCCACGTCGAACGCGCCGCCGGTTTCGACCGCCTCGCGGACGGACATGCGCGTCGCGCTGTCGTTCACGTCCACGTCGCGCGCGAGGGGTCCGACCGTCGTGAACTCCGAGAAGTTGATGGACGGCACGCCGCGGAACTCGCGGACGTACACGTTGTCCACGCGAAGCGCCGCGCCTTCCGTCACTTCGTCGCGCGCCTCCCAGTCGGTGAACGGCAAGCGAGCGGACTCGTCGGCGACCACGCCGCTTTTTATCTCCGTCTCGCCGTCCCGTCCGTCGATGACCTTGTTCTCGACTTCGAGGACGGTCACTTCCAGCGCGACGCCGCGGTCCCCCGGCGTCACCTCGGCCAGCGTCGCGTCGCCGCCGACCTCGTACGGCACGTCGAGGTCGGTCTCCTCGCGCGCGACGTTGGTGCTGTCCCCGAGGTTGAGTTCCGGTTTGCCCTCCCACTCGCGGACCCCGGCGTTGCCCGCGGTGATGACCTGCCCCGCATCGAGGTTGAAGTCGTTCCACGCGGTGTAGGAAATCTTCCCCGTCTCGTCGGCGAGTTCGCCCTCGAAGATGGTCTGTTCGTTGCCCTGATAGCGAATCGAGCGCTTGCCCACCGTGAGCACCTTCGCGGTGATGGTGACGTTGCCCATGTCGGTCGTCACGTCGGCGATGTCGGCGGTGGAGGGAGCAGAACTGCTACCACCGCCGTCGCCGTACTTCCGGCGAAGGCTCTGTTTGGCTTCGTCTATCGGGACGCTGTACTCGATGAGGTTCTGCAGGTCTGCTTTGACCTCCTCTTTGTCAACACCGAGGTCGGAGGCGAGCGCCTCGGCATGGTCGTCTACGTTCATCACTCGAAGTTGGAACGGGATGGATTAAAAGTGTTCGTCGTCGCTAGATGTGAGAGCGGGGAGTGGGTCGGGGAATTGGATCGGAACTCACACCAGCGACGTGAACTGAATCGACGTTTTCGTATGCACCACCGAGCGATAACCAGCTCGAATGTTCTCGTTCACCGCGAATTGTGGTTGGTGCTACTGTGATTGCAACTACCGAGCAACGATGAAGACCGCAACCGCCCCGCCACTGCGCCACGACCCTCCCCAACCGACTCCTTCACTTCGTTCAGGAACCAAATTCTCCCAGAGAAAGCGAACATCCTCGCTCCCGTGACACCGAAAGGGGTTTTCACCGCCGAAGCGTACCCCGGAACATGCACGTGGTCGTCAACGCCGCGATGAGCGCCGACGGAAAACTCTCCTCTCGCCAGCGCGAGCAGGTCGCCATCAGCGGCGCGGACGACTTCGACCGGGTGGACGACCTGCGGGTCGAAAGCGACGCCATCGTGGTCGGCGTCGGCACCGTCCTCGCGGACGACCCGTCCCTGACCGCCGACGAGGGGGTCAATCCGGTCCGCGTCGTCGCGGATTCGAAAGCCCGAACGCCGCTCGACGCGCGGGTGTTGGACGACAGGGCGGACACGCTCGTCTTCGTCGCCGAGAGCGCGCCGAACCGGAACGTCCGGGCGCTCCGCGAGGCGGGGGCGGACGTCGTGGTCGCCGGAAACGGCCGCGTCGCGCTCGGGCAGGCCTTCTCGGAACTCGAATCGCGGGGGACCAAACGGGTGATGGTCGAGGGCGGCGGCGAACTCATCTTCTCGCTGTTCGACGGCGGACTGGTGGACGAACTCCGCCTCTACGTCGGGTCGGTGGTCATCGGCGGCCGCGACGCGCCGACCCTCGCGGACGGCGACGGCTTCGTCGAACGGAGATCGTTCCCGGACCTCGACCTCGATTCGGTCGAGCGCGTGGACGACGGCGTTTTGCTCCGCTATCTGGTCTCCTAACCGCCGAAAAAACGACCCGCGATCGCTTCTATACCCTTCCTTCTATACCCAGCCGTCTTCGACGAGGAGTTCGCCGTTCAGCACGCTGGCACCGGCGGCCCCGCGAATCGTGTTGTGTGCGAGGCAGTTGTACTGGATTCCGGCGGGCGTCTCCTGCACGCCGCCGACGGCAATTTGCATACCGTCGCCGATGGTGCGGTCGAGGCGGGGTTGCGGGCGGTCCGGGTCCTCGAACACCTCGATGAGCGGGTCGGGCGCGCTCGGCAGGTCGAGGGTAGTCGCCTCCGCGAAGGCCGCTTCGGCGCTCGCCTTCGTGATTTCCTCGGCGGTTTCGGCCCACACGTTTTCGAGGTGGCCGTCGAGCGTCGGGACGCGGTTGCAGGAGGCCGCCACGTCCACGTCGTGTTGGACGATTTCGCTCCCGTCGAACGAGCCGAGGAGCTTCTTCGGTTCGGTCACCATCTTGTCCTCCTCGCCGCCGATGTGGGGTATCACGTTGTCGATGATTTCCATCGACGTTACGCCGTCGTAGCCCGCGCCGGAGACGGCCTGCAGGGTCGAGACGTGTACGCGCTCCAACCCGAAGTTGTCGAGGGCGGCGAGCGTCGGGACCATGGTGATGGTCGAGCAGTTCGGGTTCTTCACGAGCGCGCCGTCCCATCCGCGCTCGTCGCGCTGGACTTCGATGAGGTTCAGGTGGTCCGCGTTGACCTCGGGGATGACGAGCGGAACGTCGTCGGCCATCCGGCTGTTCGAGGAGTTCGAGGAGACGACGTAGCCCGCCTCGGTGAACTTCGGTTCGACGTCCGCGGCGACCCCGGAGGGAAGCGAGGAAAAGAGGAGGTCTACATCGTCCGGTACGTCACTCGGGTCGGTCGCGCGTACTTCGATGTCACCGACGTACTCCGGAATCGGAGAGTCGATGCGCCACTTCGCCGCTTCGCGGTAGGCCTTACCGGCGCTCGCGTCGCTCGCGGTTATCGTCGTCAGTTCGAACTCGGGATGCCCGTCGAGCAGTTGAATGAATCGCTGTCCGACCGCACCGGTTCCACCCAGAATACCAACGTTGACACTCATGTGCGAACCGATAGCAGGAGTGTGCAAGTAGCTTTCGACGGTGTCGGTGTTTGCCGTGAGGCGGGCGGGGAAGACTCATATATCGAGTGACACCTCAAGAGTCGTATGGATTGGGAGTTCGTCACCTGTGAGGAGTGTGGGCAGCCGTATTCCGTCCGCGTTCGTGAGGACGGCACGTACGTCCTCCCGACCGATACGGGCGAGTGCGAGCGGTGTGGCTGTACCGAGTTCTCGCAGGTGACTGGAGTGGCCGGTGACGATTGAAACAGCTCGACGTGGTATTCGTTATCGATGAAAAGCGAGCCCGAAGCGAGCCCGAAATGAAGGAGAGTTATTCTTTCTTGCGCGTGACGTAGCCAGCGATTCGGTTGCGGACGCCCTTCGAACCGATGTTGGTCAGCTGTTCGACGCTGTCCTTGTTCTGGTCGAAGTCCTTCGTAAACGCGCTCGGGTATCGTTCCAACAGGATGTTCCCTGTCTTTTTCACGTAGTCGGGTTTGATTGCCATACCGAACTGTTTCCGACAGCGGGCCTTAAAAGCATTCGTTCGCGTTCGCCGGGGCGCTACCGCCGAATCCGGAATCCGTCCTCGCCCTCGGGTGACGCGTAGGTAACCGTCACGTCGTCCACGTCAGCGGCGGGACTGCCCGTGTGACACCACTCGACCATCTCCTCGACTTCCGACTCGGGTCCCTCGAAGACGGCTTCGACGCGCCCGTCGGAGAGGTTCTGCACCCAGCCGTCGAGTCCCTTCCCCTGTGCGGTGTCGCGGGTGTTCGCCCGGTAGTAGACGCCCTGTACCGTCCCCGAGACGAACACGTGTGCGCGGGTTCGGTCTGCCATACCGGACGTTCGAATCCGAGCCACAAAACGGTCGGGGCCATTCGACGTTCGAATCGACGATTCTCGGAGCGGGTCACTCCTCGGACGGCAGTCGCTCGTAGGCGAGGTGTTTGACCGCCGTTCGTATCTCCTCCTTCGTGAGGTCGAGTTCTTGATAAACGAACGACCTGAGTGCGAAATACGCGCCGGTGCCCGAAACCGCCACGCCGAGGAGAAACGCGAGAAAGAAGCCGAACAAGTCTGTTGCCATGATACCACTCTCCCCGCCCCGACGAAATAGTTTTCCACTGAACTGTTCCGCGGCGATATAATCGGCTCAACTCCGCAAGTAGTGAAACACGTACGTTTGGGCGTATCCGGCGTACTCGCCACCGAATTGCTCTCGAATCGCCCGCGAGGTGTCCCGGTACGACCCCCGGTCACAGTGCGGGTAGTGCTCCTCGATGGCGCTCTGAATCCACGTGTCGAGCGGCACGGCTTCCAAATAGCCGAGCGCGAACAGGAGCACGCAGTCGGCCACCTTGTCGCCGACGCCCACGAACGCCTGCATGGCGTCGCGGGCGTCCTCGTAGGGCAACCCCCGCACGTCTTCCGCGGTCACTTCGCCGGACGCGAGCAGTTCGGCCGACTTCCTGACGTACGGTGCTCGGTAGCCCAGTTTCAACGCCCGGAGGTCCGATTCGTCGGCCGCGGCCAACTGCGTCGGCGTCGGGAACTCGTGGTACGTCTTCCCGTCGAACTCGACGCTCTCCCCGAACCGGCGAGCCAGCGCGGTCTGCATGTCGTAGATGCGACGCACGCGCATCTGGGCCGAGCAGATGAACGAGACCAGACACGGAAAGAACGGGTCGCGGACGATTCGCATCCCGCGATACTCGTCGTAGGCGGTTTCGACCAGCGAGTCCTCGGGCGTCGCGTCGAGTATCGCGTCCAAATCGTCGTCCAGTCGGAGGAGCGAAACGAGGAGTGACTCGGCGTCGGTCGTCGATTCCCACTCCAACAGGCCGTCCCGCTGGCGGGCGCGGACGACCTCGCAGTCCGTGACGGCGTAGTACCACGCGGACCCGCCGTAGGCGTGCGTCGTCTCGTACATCCGACCGTCCTCGCGCCGCCAGAGGTAACTCTGGCCGCTCTCGACGGTCGATTGCAGGTCGAACCCACCCGGGAGGTCCTCGACGGGTATCGAACCGGTTTCCATCGGCCGGGTGTCGGCATCGAAGGCAAGCAACTCTTTCGATTCACCACGTCTCGGCCAGCACGCGTCGCCAGTTTTCGTGGGCCACCTTCGCAACGTCGTCCTCGCTGAACCCGCGTTCCCGAAGCGCCGCCAGCACGTCGGGGAGTCCGGTCACGTCGCCCACGTCGTCCGGTATCCGCGCGCCGTCGAAATCCGACCCGAGCACGACGTGGGAACTCCCGGCGCGGTCGGCGACGTACTCGATGTGGTCCACGAGGTCGGCCATGGTCGCGGTCGCCTCGGGGTTCGGTTCGTCGGACAGGACGGTCTCCAGAAAGCCGATACCGACGACACCGTTCGAGTCGGCCACGGCGTCTATCTGTTCGTCGGTCAGATTCCGGGAGTGGGGCGAGAGAGCGTGTGCGCCGGTGTGCGATGCGACGAGCGGTGCACCGATCGTCTCGGCGACGTCCCAGAATCCCGCTTCGGTCAGGTGTGCACAGTCGATGACGATGCCGCGCTCCTCACAGGCGCGAACGAGGTCGCGGCCCGCGTCAGTCAATCCGCCGCCGACGTCGGGACTGCTCGGGTATTTCGTGGGGACGCCCGCACCGAAGGCGTTGGGGCGACTCCACACCGGACCGATGGAACGGACGCCCGCGGCGTAGAGGAAGTCGAGGTTCGCGCAGTCCGGTGCGACGCCTTCCGCACCTTCGATGTGTGCCACCGCGCCGAGGTCGCCGGATTCGAGGCAGGCGTCGAAGTCGTCGAGGGAGCGGACGACGCGGAAGTCCTCTATCTCCGCGGCGAGGCGGTGGAGCAGTTCGAGCATTCGGTAGGTGGTCGCTCGCGCGTCGTCGTGGTCCAGCGCGTCCGGGACGCGGAACTCGTAGCCGTCGTCCGTCCATCGGAGTTCGTGGTCGTCGCCCCCCGAAACGAACGTGGCGAAGAAGCCGACGCCGAGTCCCGCTTCGCGGGCGCGCGGGCGGTCGATGTGCATCTCCTCGGTGCCTCGCGTGAACGTCGCCACGGGGTCGTCGATTCCGTGCAATCGGAGGAGCGTATCGTTGTGGCCGTCCACGACCGGTGGGAAACTCATTGCTACTGGTGTGTACGAAACGGACATAAGTGCTGGTGTGACCTGTCATGACGCCTGAAAAGGGCGAAAATTCATACTCCTGGCTGTGCAATTACCGTTGGGATTATGAACTGTAGAGTTGTCGTCGAAGCCGCGATACCGGTATACGACGTGAAAACGCCGGACGAGGCGGTGCGCATCGCCATCTCGAAGACCGGCGAGATGCTCAATCCCGACCTGAACTACGTCGAAATAAACATGGGGTCACGAACGTCGCCGTCCGGGGAGGAACTCCCACCAGCGTTCATCGCCGCCGACGAGGCGCTCGTCGCCTTGGAGCTCGAAATGACGGTGTTCAACGTCGAGCGAGAGGAACACGCCTCGCGCATCGCTCGTAAGGAGATCGGCCAGCGGTTGGAGAACATCCCGCTCGCCGTGCTCGACGTCGAGATACTCGAAGAGGACGAGGACGAGGACGCCGAAACCGACGCCGAGGCAGACACCGACGACGCGGAC is part of the Haladaptatus paucihalophilus DX253 genome and encodes:
- a CDS encoding Single-stranded DNA binding protein — encoded protein: MNVDDHAEALASDLGVDKEEVKADLQNLIEYSVPIDEAKQSLRRKYGDGGGSSSAPSTADIADVTTDMGNVTITAKVLTVGKRSIRYQGNEQTIFEGELADETGKISYTAWNDFNLDAGQVITAGNAGVREWEGKPELNLGDSTNVAREETDLDVPYEVGGDATLAEVTPGDRGVALEVTVLEVENKVIDGRDGETEIKSGVVADESARLPFTDWEARDEVTEGAALRVDNVYVREFRGVPSINFSEFTTVGPLARDVDVNDSATRMSVREAVETGGAFDVEVLGNIVAVRDGSGLIQRCPECGRVVQKGQCRSHGQVDGQDDLRVKAIVDDGTGTVTAILDDELTAEVYGGGLDKARQQARDAMDQEVVADTIREKIVGHEYRVRGNLSVDDYGANLEASEFAETDDDPVDRAKALLTEVDA
- the asd gene encoding aspartate-semialdehyde dehydrogenase — translated: MSVNVGILGGTGAVGQRFIQLLDGHPEFELTTITASDASAGKAYREAAKWRIDSPIPEYVGDIEVRATDPSDVPDDVDLLFSSLPSGVAADVEPKFTEAGYVVSSNSSNSRMADDVPLVIPEVNADHLNLIEVQRDERGWDGALVKNPNCSTITMVPTLAALDNFGLERVHVSTLQAVSGAGYDGVTSMEIIDNVIPHIGGEEDKMVTEPKKLLGSFDGSEIVQHDVDVAASCNRVPTLDGHLENVWAETAEEITKASAEAAFAEATTLDLPSAPDPLIEVFEDPDRPQPRLDRTIGDGMQIAVGGVQETPAGIQYNCLAHNTIRGAAGASVLNGELLVEDGWV
- a CDS encoding DNA-3-methyladenine glycosylase family protein; this encodes METGSIPVEDLPGGFDLQSTVESGQSYLWRREDGRMYETTHAYGGSAWYYAVTDCEVVRARQRDGLLEWESTTDAESLLVSLLRLDDDLDAILDATPEDSLVETAYDEYRGMRIVRDPFFPCLVSFICSAQMRVRRIYDMQTALARRFGESVEFDGKTYHEFPTPTQLAAADESDLRALKLGYRAPYVRKSAELLASGEVTAEDVRGLPYEDARDAMQAFVGVGDKVADCVLLFALGYLEAVPLDTWIQSAIEEHYPHCDRGSYRDTSRAIREQFGGEYAGYAQTYVFHYLRS
- a CDS encoding 30S ribosomal protein S17e, which encodes MAIKPDYVKKTGNILLERYPSAFTKDFDQNKDSVEQLTNIGSKGVRNRIAGYVTRKKE
- a CDS encoding DUF555 domain-containing protein, with protein sequence MNCRVVVEAAIPVYDVKTPDEAVRIAISKTGEMLNPDLNYVEINMGSRTSPSGEELPPAFIAADEALVALELEMTVFNVEREEHASRIARKEIGQRLENIPLAVLDVEILEEDEDEDAETDAEADTDDADEEDDSDDVLPEFEDLID
- a CDS encoding metallophosphoesterase; translated protein: MALVEPVPGEPAATATLGDERALVVADYHAGIEDGLRYEQGINLDSRAGERRKRMVSLVERTDPNRVIVLGDLMHSIAGPGGAERGEIEVLLESIDRPVTLVKGNHDGDIESWIDCSVTPGDGIRLGDVGFVHGHTWPSRDVLSADVVCVGHEHPCVRLEDSVGGSRIERVWLRGELNPSAFEEQYGDEEATEVASGGELIVFPAFNDLTGGTWVNVAEQGFLAPFLPGGLSDGEAYLLDGARLGRYDAI
- a CDS encoding acylphosphatase, which produces MADRTRAHVFVSGTVQGVYYRANTRDTAQGKGLDGWVQNLSDGRVEAVFEGPESEVEEMVEWCHTGSPAADVDDVTVTYASPEGEDGFRIRR
- a CDS encoding 2,5-diamino-6-(ribosylamino)-4(3H)-pyrimidinone 5'-phosphate reductase, whose translation is MHVVVNAAMSADGKLSSRQREQVAISGADDFDRVDDLRVESDAIVVGVGTVLADDPSLTADEGVNPVRVVADSKARTPLDARVLDDRADTLVFVAESAPNRNVRALREAGADVVVAGNGRVALGQAFSELESRGTKRVMVEGGGELIFSLFDGGLVDELRLYVGSVVIGGRDAPTLADGDGFVERRSFPDLDLDSVERVDDGVLLRYLVS
- a CDS encoding dipeptidase, coding for MSFPPVVDGHNDTLLRLHGIDDPVATFTRGTEEMHIDRPRAREAGLGVGFFATFVSGGDDHELRWTDDGYEFRVPDALDHDDARATTYRMLELLHRLAAEIEDFRVVRSLDDFDACLESGDLGAVAHIEGAEGVAPDCANLDFLYAAGVRSIGPVWSRPNAFGAGVPTKYPSSPDVGGGLTDAGRDLVRACEERGIVIDCAHLTEAGFWDVAETIGAPLVASHTGAHALSPHSRNLTDEQIDAVADSNGVVGIGFLETVLSDEPNPEATATMADLVDHIEYVADRAGSSHVVLGSDFDGARIPDDVGDVTGLPDVLAALRERGFSEDDVAKVAHENWRRVLAETW
- a CDS encoding SDR family oxidoreductase, with amino-acid sequence MDVSFDFDGAVVLVTGASGALGSAVCAAFDDAGATVCATDVVEPDEEDALLDGERVNFYRADFTDESAVESVVSDVVADHGGIDALANIAGTWKGGSHIEETDVGTFDLLFDVNLKTMFLASKHALPHLQERDGAIVSVSARSSLEGGEGDGPYRASKAGVRLLTETIAEENSGTVRANAVMPSVIDTPANREMMPDADHEKWVAPEDIAEMICFLCSDAASVTSGAAVPVYGEA